Part of the Henckelia pumila isolate YLH828 chromosome 2, ASM3356847v2, whole genome shotgun sequence genome is shown below.
TTTAGTCCAGTAATCAAGCCCACTACCATCCGTCTTGTTCTCAGTCTTGCAGTAAGCCATGGCTGGTCTCTTCGATAACTAGACATCAACAATGCATTTTTACAAGGCCATCTCACTGAAAATGTTTACATGAGTCAACCTCCAGGCTTCATTGATCGTGATTTTCCCTCACATGTTTGTAAGCTCCGAAAAGCTATATATGGGCTGAAGCAAGCTCCTCGAGCATGGTACCAAGAATTACGCTCCTTCCTTCTTCAATCTGGATTTAAGAATTCTTATTCTGATACATCTCTATTTGTTCTCAAGTCTGATGGTCACACACTATATTTACTTGTTTATGTTGATGATCTAATCGTTACTGGGGACAATGATATAATGGTGAATCATTTTGTTCAATCATTATCAAGTCGATTCTCTCTTAAGGATTCGGGAATGTTGTCTTATTTTCTTGGAGTGGAAGTGCTTCCAAATAAGCATGGTCTTTTCCTGTCTCAAAGGCGCTACCTTTTAAATCTTTTGGCTCGTGTGAAAATGTTGGAGGCAAAACCAGTACAAACACCAATGCCAACAAATTCATCATTATCTCTATACTCTGGAGCCAATTTATCTGATCCCACAGAATTTCGAGCAGTAGTTGGAAGTCTACAATATTTGTTGCTTACGCGTCTAGATATTGCATTTGCTGTGAATAAATTATCTCAATACATGCACAAGCCAACTATTGAACATTGGACTCTTGTGAAACGATTACTAAGATATCTTTGCGGCACACTTCACCATGGTCTCCAGCTGTATCGTGACTCTCCGATCTCATTGCATGCATTCTCTGACGCGGATTGGGCAGGGAACGTCGATGACTTTTCTTCCACCAGCGCTTATATTGTTTACTTGGGTCGAAATGCTATATCTTGGAGTTCTAAAAAGCAACGAATTGTTGCTCGCTCGTCTACGAAAGCCGAATATCGATCTGTTGCTAATACTACTGCAGAAATAAATTGGATTTGCTCTTTGGTAAATGATCTTGGTCTTCAACTCTCTACATGCCCAGTGATATATTGTGACAACATTGGAACAAATCAGTTATGCTCAAACCCTGTATTCCACTCACGGATGTTCATTCGGGATCAGGTGCAAAATGAAACTTTATGGGTTGCGCATGTCTCCTCAGTTGATCAACTAGCTGATATCTTAACAAAGCCACTACCTCCGGCTCGATTTTTATCTCTACGGGACAAGATTGGACTCTGTCATTGAGATCCATCTTGAGGGGGCCTAATAAAAGGAGTCAGCTTtagtttttaaatttcaaaactcCTTGACCAATTCTGTAACTTAGTCTAACGTCTTCCTTATACAGAGGAATTAGTTTAGGAGTTTGTTTGtaatcttatgtatataattacaTTATTGAGATGAGAATACATATAACAATTTCACCATTTTCTATATCTCTTTTAGTTAAATCTAAATCTAAATTAATGTAATATATGAGATTTGGAACTAAAATCTTAAGCATTTCAACTAAAAAGTATATAGTTTTATACTTTTATTTAGAGACACGTAGCATTATGAGGAAATTTAAGCTATCATTTTTTTTGGACTAACATTTttacatatatcatcataactAAAAATTTGTCGCAGGCTTAGATtgatatatttcaaaaattgagaatgttatatttgaaattcatcacatataaatgtcattttattaaatattccCTCTATTTATGTGACATGCTCGTATACACGAAACAATCTGAATAAAATGTTgcaaatatatatgtaaaataatttttttttaaaaactattcatcaaaaaaattattgcacTAGACCCCTTTATTTAACTAACATATTGTtatacttgttttttttttttaagattaaGATAACAATTATTGAATTGTTATCTAAAATCCAAAGCTTTAGGCTTCTGGGCTCTGGCTGGAACTGGATTTAGTACATGCCGTCAGTAGGGCATTACCCTGCGGGTGACGTATAACCCCATGATTAGTCAAAATTAATGAGTTCCACGTGGGgcccactgattttaaccaatcatgagtCGTCACGTCACCCGCAGGGCACTTGTGAAACCCCGTATTTTTAAAGGTtacaatatattaaaatattgtttttatttaattattttgaaggTGATTATACCAAGATAAATTAATACCAAGAATATTAGATTTTGAAAGTTTGCATATCGgagataaaatatatgcaagATAAGTAGATTTGGTGAGAATCTTTTCatatatttattcattattaattttgtgagatattTAGTTTACAAAAATAAGATAAGTAATTAACATTTAGATGAAGTCAAATCTTGAGagatagaatttccattcaaaCTTTGATTATCGGTATCTTAGTTAATCTTAAGCTTCTATTgggtgcctataaatagagaagCAATGTTTAAGAAAAATCATACCACAAGTTCTCTCAAATTCGTGTGAGAGTAGGCGAAACGCTGCAGAGATTTTTCTTAAAGTTTGAAAAATCAGCCCTAGTACGAGATCTACTGTTGATGGTACAGAGATTTGAATCCAATCTCACCATTCAAATTGAAGAGGAAGATGTTATCGAGTTGAAGTCCAAATTTCAGCccgatccaacggctagaatatTTTATACAATTTTTACAAGATTTCTGCACAGATTCTACTTGGGAATTGAGCAGCTTTTGTTCGTGGACAAGAAACGAATACAAACAGCGTTGAAACcagatctccaccgttcacaaTTTAGATCATATCCTTAGAGAAGTCCAGACCAAATTTCATAttgatccgacggttcaatATGTCATAGACGTTTCATCAAGATGACTGAATTTTTGCGACAATACAAGTATTTGATTTTGCACGGGTAGCGAGGTAAGTGGGCTTTTGTTTTAAAaccttatgtatgatttaaaatttcgatcgttcatgatattctttcgaattttgctatgtaattgttattcttgatgaatttgttataagtatgttttgacactgttaTGACTCAAATTAAGAGTGGAAAGGAAATTTTCGAACCATGTtttgatatggccctgatgcggtagGTAATAATAATCGTTCCATGACCTCACCCTTTAGAGGtattacatataggggactgatcagttagccacgaataatgagaggaatttcagtgtctggcCAAAATATGGAAATCATGTCTATTTTGTTATGATGGTGatgttatgttttgttatgcttTGTTGGGACATGAAAGAAATGTTTTTGTTACGGAATATATTACAAGTtttgagaaaaatatatatatgtatatatttgatgtgatcgatcggcccccacttgctgagtgttttccaaagcactcaccccttactttttCCCTCCCAGATGGTGAAGATGATGATGTTGAGGAACGAgaacaagatatgttttggggaGGTGATAGAAGaatattttaagaatttattttgttatttttatttttgggattGATACGTTATacgttaatattttattatttaagtttatagTCGCTTGCGCAGTTATTTATTAGTTTTTGaattatcgagttgtaaagacaaTATTTTTGGAGCTTTTATTTATGATAAAAGAATGGTTTGTATGCGTGACAGCTAGGGGTGGGCGTCGAGTCGGGTTCCTCGGGTTCGGGTAGTTCGGGTCGGGTACCCTAACTTTTCGGGTAGTAAAAATACTACCCGAACCCGAAATTTATTATGCACTACCCGACCATTCGGTTACCCGAAAAAGTCGGGTAGTTTCGGGTACCCGACCTCGGGTACCCGAAATTTATAACCAAAAAACAGAAAAGAGTCATTGCACTCCCTCAATTCTCCCCTTTTgagttttaatataatatatatgtataaattataatatatatatatatatatatatatatatatatatatgtgccataattattttataaatatataatatatataggtCGATTACCTGAATAAATTTCGGGTAGACACTTGTCTACCCGACACCAACCCGAACACAAATAATCGGATTCGGGTAATTACCCGAACCcgatattttcataaaattaccCGACCCGATCGGGTCGGTACCGATACCCGATGTAAAAACGCCCACCCCTAGACTGACAGCACTAGCTACAAAGTTTAACCAAAAACTCTTCCCAATCTGTTCATTAATATTATTTGTGAGATTTGATGTTCAAGATTTGGAGGTTTCTCAGAATTTAGTTAGTTGCTTGCTTGCAATGAAATCACGGCCTCATCCTATTTCAATGGTGTAAATTTTCTTGGGTATTCATTCATTTTTCTGCAACTCGTGATTCCGTGAAAAGCTGGCGTTTTACCCCTGGAAAATGTTAAAACAAATGCTAGGCTGCTGCAAAGTTTACATATCTGAAAGCAGAAACAAAGCTGCATTGGAGGCAATTGAGAAGGCAGCAAAATTGTATCCAATTTCCCCGATTGTGAACaaatttgaggatgaaacttACAACAGAGTTGGGTATACCCTTGTCTCGGAAATGGGTCAAAACCCAATTTCATGTTCGTTGAAAAGCTGTGTTTTTGAAATGGTAAAAGTAGCCTTTCAAGAAATTGATCTTGAAACCCACAGTGGGACTCACCCTAGGCTTGGTGTCGTGGACCACATTTGTTTTCACTCTTTGGGTGGCATTTCACTGGACCATGTTGCAGCAACTGCTAAATCTTTGGCTGCTGATGTTGGCTCAAAGCTACAAGGTTTGgttttttatttcaataatGGCTCCAAGTACCATTTTGAAGGTTTTTTACAGTTGAAAACTTCTCGGTTTATGGGACATGAAATTGTAGTGATGTCTTCATATTATTCTTGGAACTTTTTTCAACAATTCCCTCCCTTGCAGTCAATGATCCGTGAGGATTTTAGGAGTTCAGTTCATGTATTCTTTTGGCAAAAAAGTTGGAACATCATTGCATACATGAAAATTGATATTTAAGGCCAACTGATGGTTCAATCGTATAGAAAAATAGCACATCTTGCAGGATATCTTTGGCTAATATATGTCAAGCACGCAGTTGTTGCATCAAATTTTTCGTTACCGAGTCTGTGTGCGAGTGAAGAACATGATTATTTTTGAGTCAGAGTTTTGGGTGGAAGATCTTGAGTTCGGTGTGAGTGATGTGGTTTCAGACCTTTTGGTTTGTGTTGGATATGCTAGTTCAAACGTAATAGAGACTCGGTATCATGCATTCCTGTGTTCAATTTGTGAGGAGACATTAAAATCATAGGCTGCTGTAAGATAACTCTTTAGACGTAGGTGAAGTGTGAGTTCAGAGCAAAAGACTCACCTTACCTCTAAAACATGGTAGCTCGGGAAGACATAAAGAGTCGTGATTTCTCTTCAGGATCAGTTCAGTTGATTCATTTAGCATAAAGATTCGACCTTGTTGAGTCGAAATGTAGAAACAAACTTCAATGCGCGCTCTTTCATAATCTTGAAAGTGCTCTGGTTAAGTTTAAAGATTAGTCTAATGTTGTTTGTGTTGCTATGTTTTACGAAGGTATTAGTTTGTGGTTCTAGCCACAAGTTCATGCAAGTTATCCTGATTTTTCTACAGCCATTAGAGAATTTGATTTCTTTACATTGTAACTCTACATTAGTTTCCTGAGCCTGCAGTTGCTACCTTCCTATACGGAGCAGCACATCATGAGGGAAGATCCCTCGATTCTATCAGAAGAGAGCTTGGTTACTTCAAGCCGAACTCCACGGGGAATCAGTGGACCGGTGGGCTGAGATCAGAATCTTTGCAACTGACTCCAGACGAGGGCCCTCCTCGAGCTCTTCAAAGAAAAGGTGTTCTTGTGATTGGAGCAACCCGATGGGTTGATAACTACAACATCCCAGTTTTCTCCCATGACATAACCACTGTTCGTAAAATTTCAAGAAGGGTAAGTGGTAGGGGAGGGGGCCTAGCGTCTGTGCAATCTATGGCACTTGCTCATGGCGACGACGTGATTGAGGTGGCTTGCAACTTACTCGATCCTAGTAAAATTGGTGGCGACGAAGTCCAGCTTCATGTTGAGCAGCTCGCGAAGGAGGAGCGAGTGGAAGTGGGGAAGGGATACTATACTGATCTTTCACAGGACATGTTAgttgataaatattttgaacTGATTCGTACGGCTAAAGATGCATAGGCCAAAATTTTTCCCCCTTTTGTTGATACTTGGGGGCGGAGTTTAAAAATTACGACGAGTCTTGAACGCGAGACCTCTTCCGAGACAGGGATGCTGGTGCCAATTAGGCCAACATGTCTGTGGCAAGGCCAAAGTTGATTAAGCCTCTGTTTTTACCCCATTTATTTGATAGCAATTAcactttttgttttctttttggtCTTTCTgtatgatttattattattgttattgttattattaattttgtaaAGTCTGGAGCACAAGGATCCTTATTAGTTATTGCATTTAACCAATATATGTACCTACATTTgaccaaaattaaaattttagaatatCCTTATTAAATTAACTATTCTGACTTATGATAATCAATAATTATCTAACTAATCACaaattttcttataaaaaatCACTAATATAATTCTCTACTTTAACTTAAGTTCTCACTTATGGAACGAAATTCTACTCGATATAATTCCTATTATACAGTTGTGCAAGTCTTCTAATTTTCATTATTTGACAAGTAGATGTTTGTATGAATGAATATTTATATCAtatgataaaaaatatttatatcatttATATTTGTATAGCAGGAAACGTATAACAAAATGGAATGGAGGATTTCATTCGCTCCAACgtataaaaaaatgtaaaaaaaaaaataattatgtacGGGTAAAATATCTGCATTTGGTTCCGTTaataaaaaaaagacaaaaaaaaaaaaaattagttgcaACTGATAGAACAACGATCAAAATGGGTTAACTTCGTGCTGCTAGTCAAATAGACAAAATGGgtcgataatttttaaataaccaAATGGAAGGTCATTTGGTCTGTCGAATGGTGGATTGTGACAAGTTACTTACCTAAGGACTTATCCGCTTCGACTCAtctaatataactaaaaatttaTAGTTTCGTCGGATTATTCCGTCACGACCAAACCACCAAAGTGAAGGATGGATAGCGGCTAAATGATGTATCGAGATGGGTTGCAGATTCGTTCATCCCGTCAGCGGGTTTTGACAGTCTCAAGCACGATTCACGAAGCATTTCAATTTTTAACCTCATATGTAATCTAATATGGGCCGAATCGACAGATTCTGTCAAATAGCTTTCCCATTATGACCCAATAACTTTTACCCACTAAACTAACTTTGGGCCGAAAACACAACTTCAAAAAATGCTGTAAATCTTTCATGCATAAAAGCCGAACAACAAAACATGAAAgtaaattattgttttttttaaggaaaaacaaaatcaaaaatcaaaaggACTTAAAGATTGTATTTGAATGGGCAACTTGGAAATAGGTACCCAAGCCAAACAAAAGTTTGAGTTgcatttttcaaaaatgcccttgtcgttattttaatcatttttatttcttgaattatcaaatgtggaatcagattcaaaatctgattcacttgattcatcaagataataaatattttcatcgtcggatgaaaattcaattgtttctactggatagaatccaatagtatatatttcttcaagaagtttaactttattttttttttcgtttcgttttggacattcattcgcataatgtccttcttcgttgcataaccaacatgtgcaattctttcctttaccctttgggcaatgtggttttttgttatcaaattttttataaaattttcttttataaggttttctgaaaaaaattcttttaaatttctttttcttatagggaataaattttctattaaaagatttataaggtttattaaatttattctgtttctgtcgttttaaatatttgtgtgacatatttgttttgcaaccgtattcttttactgtgaatttcattttgtcacaacaaagtttattgttttgtttgtaagatctggatattcttttatttaatgttacttcatgacatttctttgttataacatctttaatgaatttaatagctcctcctagtgttttggcataagcgctagttaagaattcatctttactatttattggtatattaggtattttattaaaaacacttaatttataatgttctttttttatcagcatctattaactgataatagtttgtttcataatcatatataaattcttttagataacataaattacatagtttaatattatctagaataaaaattgctctattttgttctatgttCTTAGCTACCagattagcatcattattagaaactcctaaaaattcttggtacaaggcatcaacaaatagttcaaaatatcgatgtcctgtcattccttgtggtagattagtaattactaggttttcagcccaagttcttactgctcctacctatgtcatttttatcatcccatgagttaaaacttgaatattctcacttttgtctaataatgatgttaattgaatttgtaccgatagttcatttgcccaatgatctatctttgattttctttctttagcTGTcgaacaacctaaatctaaaatattttgtttcacaaatcttgatgtttttgattctctaagaatgtctctaacatctttataagatccagagtattggtctctgttgtatttaaattcttcatcatctcttccaccactaccttctacattcgttcgtagatttaattgtggtctagaatcatcttcagactctgattctgaaatatctatatctctgtattgttctgattcctgatttgaatgatataattcttctgtatttattcCTATTTGTTCAGATTCGTCTGTTTCACTAAATATCTCCATATTTATGTTTtccataactaaggggatttctataccatgattcaattttgaatggtggttcttcttccattttcatttttcctttatctattggaagaacttccttaagatagtttaatatttcattactatgtctttcttgttcaattatttatctagtcgttgctaaatcaatatattctttgaaatttttctctaatt
Proteins encoded:
- the LOC140884272 gene encoding formiminotransferase cyclodeaminase-like protein, whose protein sequence is MLKQMLGCCKVYISESRNKAALEAIEKAAKLYPISPIVNKFEDETYNRVGYTLVSEMGQNPISCSLKSCVFEMVKVAFQEIDLETHSGTHPRLGVVDHICFHSLGGISLDHVAATAKSLAADVGSKLQVATFLYGAAHHEGRSLDSIRRELGYFKPNSTGNQWTGGLRSESLQLTPDEGPPRALQRKGVLVIGATRWVDNYNIPVFSHDITTVRKISRRVSGRGGGLASVQSMALAHGDDVIEVACNLLDPSKIGGDEVQLHVEQLAKEERVEVGKGYYTDLSQDMLVDKYFELIRTAKDA